The following are from one region of the Leptospira terpstrae serovar Hualin str. LT 11-33 = ATCC 700639 genome:
- a CDS encoding M15 family metallopeptidase has product MLRNPFITLLFLSLFFVCGEKPLKTSPTDLYLGLDKTSYLTGKFNSPGPLAPVILEEGGKDHFLRPDVKKALQQMVNDFEDSKPTTYKQHIFLVSSFRNFGHQKGIWESKFTGKKVMRVPIKGKSPEEITNLILEFSSAPGTSRHHWGTDFDINALDNAYFEENGKGKILYDWLKQNAHKYGFCQPYSRMSTRNNKGYQEEKWHWSYAPISNQLTKEWIKGFSSGEIQLAGSFLGADVLGDRALDYVRSINPDCEKIQKPSL; this is encoded by the coding sequence ATGTTACGCAATCCATTCATAACTCTGCTTTTTCTTTCTTTATTTTTTGTTTGCGGTGAAAAACCGCTAAAAACATCTCCAACAGATTTATATTTAGGACTGGATAAAACATCCTATTTAACTGGAAAATTTAATTCACCAGGCCCACTAGCACCGGTTATATTGGAAGAAGGTGGCAAGGATCATTTTCTTAGACCTGATGTGAAGAAAGCACTCCAACAAATGGTTAATGATTTTGAAGATTCAAAACCAACTACATATAAACAACATATCTTTTTAGTATCTTCCTTTCGAAACTTTGGTCATCAAAAAGGAATATGGGAATCTAAGTTCACGGGAAAAAAAGTGATGCGAGTTCCCATCAAAGGAAAGTCTCCAGAAGAAATTACCAATTTGATTTTGGAATTTTCGAGTGCACCAGGAACATCTCGCCACCACTGGGGAACTGATTTTGATATCAATGCGCTAGACAATGCCTACTTTGAAGAAAATGGAAAGGGCAAAATCCTTTATGATTGGTTAAAACAAAATGCACATAAATACGGGTTTTGCCAACCTTATAGTCGTATGTCGACAAGAAACAACAAAGGATACCAGGAAGAAAAGTGGCACTGGTCCTATGCTCCTATTTCCAACCAACTTACCAAAGAATGGATCAAGGGATTTTCATCAGGAGAGATTCAATTGGCTGGGAGTTTTTTAGGTGCGGATGTACTCGGCGACCGGGCTTTGGACTATGTTCGTTCCATAAACCCGGATTGTGAAAAAATTCAAAAACCTTCTTTATAG
- a CDS encoding MAPEG family protein, with amino-acid sequence METIYFTLIGFALWTLGLGVSLTTYRSILVLLGKKKSNEFPAGVQHGSDFNWRLNRAHLNSLENLPLFLTVVFLTSSFGMIDSFVNQAGFVILGARVLQSLAHLTSTSVLAVNVRFTFYMIQIVTYIVLLVRLF; translated from the coding sequence GTGGAAACGATTTACTTTACACTCATTGGTTTTGCGCTTTGGACATTAGGACTTGGAGTATCATTAACAACATATCGAAGCATTTTGGTATTACTTGGAAAAAAGAAATCCAATGAATTTCCAGCAGGAGTCCAACATGGATCGGATTTCAACTGGCGACTAAACCGCGCTCATCTCAATAGTTTGGAAAACCTTCCCCTCTTTTTGACTGTGGTTTTTTTAACATCAAGTTTTGGGATGATCGATAGTTTTGTAAACCAAGCAGGGTTTGTGATTTTGGGAGCAAGGGTTTTACAATCCCTCGCTCATTTAACTTCCACAAGTGTTTTAGCAGTGAATGTGCGATTTACGTTTTATATGATACAAATTGTAACTTATATCGTACTTTTGGTTCGTTTATTCTAA
- a CDS encoding NAD(P)H-dependent glycerol-3-phosphate dehydrogenase, with translation MKIGIIGAGSFGTALGSILADKGYDVTLWTRSEDQARSINENHMNSKHMPDLVLPEKLKADTNLIHVVKDKDMIVSAPPSHALSGILKEIRDHIPPKVPIVSASKGIENESLRLISEIFESELPGQFHSQLSYLSGPSFAKEMVKRVPTIVSIASKNEATAKRVQEIFSFTYFRTYWTPDVVGVEVGGALKNVIAIAAGVADGLGFGQNTRAALITRGLNEITRMGIKMGADLMTFLGPSGMGDLVLTCCGEGSRNRTVGFRLGQGEKLKDILASMNEVAEGVKTTLSAKNLSDKLGVEMAITQEVYRMLYEDKDPKEVVKALMGRDLKREGV, from the coding sequence ATGAAGATTGGTATCATTGGCGCCGGAAGTTTTGGCACTGCACTAGGTAGTATATTAGCGGACAAGGGATATGACGTCACCCTTTGGACTAGGAGTGAGGATCAAGCAAGATCCATCAATGAAAACCATATGAATAGCAAACATATGCCGGATTTGGTGCTCCCGGAGAAACTAAAAGCTGATACCAACCTCATTCATGTTGTCAAAGACAAGGACATGATTGTCTCGGCTCCTCCAAGCCATGCGCTTTCTGGAATTTTGAAAGAAATAAGAGACCATATCCCTCCCAAAGTTCCCATTGTTTCTGCCTCGAAAGGAATCGAAAACGAAAGCCTGAGACTTATTTCCGAAATCTTTGAATCGGAACTTCCTGGACAATTCCATTCCCAACTTTCTTATCTTTCTGGTCCTAGTTTTGCCAAAGAAATGGTCAAACGAGTTCCAACCATAGTTTCTATAGCCTCAAAAAACGAAGCCACCGCCAAACGAGTGCAAGAGATTTTTAGTTTTACCTACTTTCGTACCTACTGGACGCCTGATGTGGTGGGGGTGGAAGTCGGCGGTGCCTTAAAAAACGTCATTGCCATTGCTGCTGGGGTTGCTGATGGACTTGGGTTTGGTCAAAATACAAGGGCCGCTCTCATCACACGCGGGTTAAATGAGATCACTCGTATGGGAATCAAAATGGGCGCAGACCTTATGACTTTCCTTGGGCCATCGGGTATGGGAGATTTAGTTCTTACCTGTTGCGGGGAAGGATCTAGAAATCGTACAGTTGGATTTCGTTTAGGTCAGGGAGAAAAACTAAAAGACATTTTAGCTTCTATGAATGAAGTCGCAGAAGGTGTCAAAACCACTTTGTCTGCAAAAAATCTTTCTGACAAACTGGGTGTGGAAATGGCCATCACCCAGGAAGTCTATCGAATGTTATACGAAGATAAAGATCCGAAAGAAGTAGTCAAAGCCCTTATGGGCCGAGATTTAAAACGGGAAGGTGTTTAG
- a CDS encoding arsenosugar biosynthesis-associated peroxidase-like protein: MAENNHYYNAKDLGKFGEIGRTNPALADKFFGYYNAVMAEGALTEREKALIALAVSHALKCPYCIDAYTTTSLQKGADEAQMNEAVHVAAAMAAGISLVHSVQMQNKIDELSF; the protein is encoded by the coding sequence ATGGCAGAAAACAATCATTATTATAATGCAAAGGATCTAGGAAAGTTTGGTGAAATTGGACGTACCAATCCAGCTTTGGCAGACAAATTTTTTGGATATTACAACGCAGTGATGGCAGAGGGAGCTCTCACAGAAAGAGAAAAAGCTCTCATTGCTTTGGCTGTTTCCCATGCTTTAAAATGTCCTTACTGCATTGATGCGTATACTACTACTTCATTACAAAAAGGTGCTGACGAAGCACAAATGAATGAAGCAGTTCACGTTGCCGCAGCTATGGCCGCAGGAATTAGTTTAGTTCATAGTGTCCAAATGCAAAATAAAATTGATGAACTTTCTTTTTAG
- a CDS encoding alpha/beta fold hydrolase, which translates to MEIIESGASPSEMRGVLVLWPSTGGNARSFRIRDSELEAMGLRLIRFNPPSHGNSQGIYDPKTSIQLLDGYLKRNGYLNKELYGIGHSGGGAALMMYANQIPFRHLFLLSPILDSVLSLRFLYESGSIEEFSRLLLQPGIPDEETPNKQILKTLSTSQWLEDGKIQHLNVSIQNSRIQVQDLSQFLKNLFLPGFVVDGSLIQKRTQYTIFLPKVDLWFPKEYSSDFANAHGLSCIEIPEAPDHFFSSSWLTVWKQIKSFGL; encoded by the coding sequence TTGGAAATCATCGAATCAGGTGCCTCTCCGTCCGAGATGCGAGGGGTATTGGTTCTTTGGCCAAGTACTGGCGGGAATGCTAGATCCTTTCGCATTCGAGATTCAGAATTAGAAGCCATGGGGCTTCGTCTCATCCGATTCAATCCTCCTTCGCATGGAAACTCACAAGGAATTTACGACCCAAAAACTTCCATACAATTGTTAGATGGTTATCTTAAGAGAAATGGGTATTTGAACAAAGAATTGTATGGGATTGGTCACAGTGGGGGAGGGGCGGCCCTTATGATGTATGCAAACCAAATTCCCTTTCGCCATTTGTTTTTGCTTTCCCCCATTTTGGATAGTGTCCTTAGTCTTCGATTTTTGTATGAATCAGGTTCGATTGAGGAGTTTAGCCGACTTCTCCTGCAACCTGGTATACCTGATGAGGAAACTCCCAACAAACAGATATTAAAGACACTTTCGACTTCCCAGTGGTTAGAAGATGGAAAGATCCAACACTTAAATGTATCCATCCAAAACAGTCGGATCCAAGTTCAAGACTTGTCTCAATTTTTAAAAAATCTATTTTTACCAGGATTCGTAGTGGATGGTTCCCTGATCCAAAAACGAACTCAATATACAATCTTTCTACCCAAAGTGGATCTGTGGTTTCCAAAAGAGTACAGTTCTGATTTTGCGAACGCGCATGGACTTTCTTGTATCGAGATACCAGAAGCGCCTGACCATTTTTTTTCTTCCTCCTGGCTTACGGTTTGGAAACAAATCAAATCCTTTGGGTTATAA
- a CDS encoding enoyl-CoA hydratase/isomerase family protein, with product MTPFAEIFHGDRILEIKMQSNEKNTFDFEAFVLFEQILKKHAENPSLRVLLFTSAQTQFFSNGIEPTLMYGKSESDVRKSVEQLLRTAQTYFHFPVPTIAVVNGHCMAAGAVFALFSDYRYMVDKGARIGFSEAIVGLNFPSIPTIVLQDLVGVKVARDLLYTGKQIKGPEAKEIGLVDELYTAENLFAESMKFAETLAKLTNNSSRGMKTALREPYRNRMESLFPTDADLFTKVILSQDGQEGFHSLIEKRRPKFVT from the coding sequence ATGACTCCATTTGCAGAGATTTTTCATGGAGACCGCATCTTGGAAATTAAGATGCAGTCCAATGAAAAGAACACATTTGATTTTGAAGCTTTCGTATTATTCGAACAAATTTTAAAAAAACACGCGGAGAATCCATCTTTGCGTGTTTTGCTTTTTACATCCGCTCAAACACAGTTTTTTTCCAATGGAATTGAACCCACACTCATGTATGGAAAGTCGGAATCCGATGTTCGAAAATCCGTAGAACAGTTGTTAAGAACTGCCCAAACCTATTTTCATTTTCCGGTTCCTACCATTGCTGTGGTGAACGGACATTGTATGGCCGCGGGTGCTGTGTTTGCTCTCTTTTCTGACTATCGATACATGGTAGACAAAGGGGCAAGGATTGGATTTTCTGAAGCCATAGTTGGACTAAACTTCCCTTCGATTCCTACCATTGTATTACAAGATTTGGTCGGAGTGAAAGTCGCTCGTGATCTTTTATATACTGGTAAACAAATCAAAGGTCCCGAAGCAAAAGAAATTGGTCTAGTGGATGAATTGTATACAGCAGAGAACTTATTTGCTGAATCGATGAAATTTGCCGAAACGCTAGCAAAACTTACAAATAACTCCAGTCGGGGAATGAAAACTGCCTTACGAGAGCCTTACCGTAACCGAATGGAATCTCTCTTTCCAACCGATGCAGATCTTTTTACCAAAGTGATCCTGTCTCAAGACGGCCAGGAAGGTTTTCATTCTCTTATCGAAAAACGTAGACCCAAGTTCGTAACCTAA
- the arsS gene encoding arsenosugar biosynthesis radical SAM (seleno)protein ArsS (Some members of this family are selenoproteins.): MEVTEQISTLQAYSGKAFHNTVGKSIPARSLKVFQINVGRWCNQACRHCHVDASPIRTEMMDKVTVDLCLDLISKIPEIETVDITGGAPEGNPHFRHLVEGARKLGKRVIDRCNLTILEEPGYEWLYEFLVRNQVEIISSLPSVLENTTDNQRGKGVFQKSITALRKLNDLGYGKTLPIHLVYNPNGLFLSSGQSQLEKEYKESLSKKFGIVFNQLFCINNLPINRFLGSLVRAGKFEMYMETLVNAYNPATVSGLMCLDQISVGYDGSVYDCDFNQMLDLKSREVQHLKDFDLQSFLSRNIVVANHCYGCTAGAGSSCGGEIV, translated from the coding sequence ATGGAAGTAACCGAACAAATATCCACCTTACAGGCCTATAGTGGAAAAGCGTTTCATAATACTGTAGGAAAATCAATTCCTGCAAGGTCCTTGAAAGTTTTTCAAATCAATGTGGGAAGGTGGTGTAACCAAGCTTGTCGTCATTGCCATGTGGATGCATCTCCGATCCGAACGGAGATGATGGATAAGGTCACTGTGGATCTTTGTTTGGATCTAATTTCAAAAATTCCTGAAATAGAAACGGTGGACATCACTGGTGGTGCTCCCGAAGGGAACCCACACTTTCGTCATTTGGTAGAAGGGGCAAGAAAGTTAGGCAAACGAGTGATCGATCGCTGTAACCTAACCATTTTGGAAGAGCCCGGTTATGAATGGTTATACGAATTTTTAGTAAGAAACCAAGTTGAAATTATATCATCACTTCCTTCTGTCTTAGAAAACACAACCGACAACCAAAGAGGAAAAGGTGTTTTTCAAAAATCAATCACCGCTTTGCGTAAGTTAAATGATCTTGGCTATGGAAAAACTCTTCCTATCCATTTGGTATACAACCCCAATGGACTTTTTTTAAGTTCAGGCCAATCGCAGTTGGAAAAAGAGTATAAAGAATCGCTGTCCAAAAAGTTTGGAATTGTATTTAACCAGTTGTTTTGTATCAATAACCTCCCCATCAATCGTTTTTTAGGATCATTAGTTAGAGCTGGTAAATTTGAAATGTATATGGAAACCTTAGTCAATGCTTACAATCCTGCTACAGTTTCTGGACTTATGTGTTTAGATCAAATTTCTGTTGGATATGATGGTTCCGTGTATGATTGTGATTTTAATCAAATGTTGGATTTAAAATCTAGAGAAGTTCAACACCTAAAGGATTTCGATTTGCAATCTTTCCTAAGCCGCAATATCGTTGTAGCAAATCATTGTTACGGATGCACTGCAGGAGCAGGATCCAGTTGTGGTGGGGAGATTGTTTAG
- a CDS encoding metallophosphoesterase family protein — translation MKIIYLTDIHDGLHGLKRILQTTDADLYLFSGDIIYKAFFSFDRIIDFCGVQEELYYLLTERKDDSTPFDFTTHAIRFPEKYSTAIVEKSQKYRDLYKLAAKTMKEKYEIIEKLIVKYAKSPVYCLPGNYDLDLQYTELYQREVHRKSFEFGNLKVSGYGGAPIWTSGIPEKLTVVFHEYTKNGKNYSEPEDFFREELPDICWIHNPAYGYFDTIPGVGKCGSQGIRRYLDDESPSLVVSGHVHEDQGIKKTKNTVFINPSNFGAVDSLHGFQEGGYFAEILMEGKNVVQSNLCQLRGEDWHTLIEVDCSEKYPKLISQNPISTVSSEDYIRGN, via the coding sequence ATGAAAATCATATATCTTACGGATATCCATGATGGACTTCATGGTTTAAAACGAATCCTGCAAACTACAGATGCAGATTTGTATTTGTTTTCCGGAGATATTATCTATAAAGCTTTTTTTTCTTTTGATCGCATCATAGATTTCTGTGGAGTCCAGGAAGAGTTATACTATTTATTAACCGAAAGAAAGGATGATTCCACTCCTTTTGATTTTACAACTCATGCCATTCGTTTTCCAGAAAAGTATTCTACGGCGATTGTAGAAAAATCTCAAAAATATAGAGATTTGTACAAACTCGCTGCCAAAACGATGAAAGAAAAATATGAAATCATCGAAAAACTCATCGTAAAGTATGCGAAGTCACCTGTGTATTGTTTGCCGGGAAATTATGATTTGGACTTACAATATACAGAACTTTATCAACGAGAAGTACATCGTAAAAGTTTTGAATTTGGAAATCTCAAAGTTTCTGGTTATGGTGGTGCCCCTATTTGGACCTCTGGGATTCCAGAAAAACTAACCGTTGTTTTTCACGAGTACACTAAGAATGGAAAAAATTATAGCGAACCAGAAGATTTTTTCCGCGAAGAACTACCTGATATATGTTGGATCCACAATCCTGCTTACGGATATTTTGACACCATTCCCGGTGTTGGAAAATGTGGAAGCCAAGGGATTCGTAGGTATTTGGACGATGAATCCCCTTCTCTTGTTGTCTCTGGCCATGTCCATGAAGACCAAGGAATTAAAAAAACAAAAAATACGGTGTTTATCAACCCATCTAACTTTGGTGCGGTGGATTCCTTACATGGATTTCAAGAGGGTGGTTATTTTGCCGAAATTTTGATGGAAGGAAAAAACGTAGTTCAATCTAATCTTTGTCAGTTGAGAGGAGAGGATTGGCATACACTCATCGAAGTGGATTGTTCAGAAAAATATCCTAAATTAATCTCACAAAATCCTATCTCCACAGTGAGTTCCGAAGATTACATTCGAGGCAATTAA
- the recG gene encoding ATP-dependent DNA helicase RecG — MKQGLDLTQSLSTLKGIGPKRKSVLLEHGISTYFELLTYFPRRYLDRNFTKDIILKQGDIVTLLGTIADSYIVHGKKSRLLVGFRTLNNERINLVFFRGVNFFHKIFTVDKKVVISGKLEYFKGYQIVHPEYEFLSDKDDPEDSIHAGRIIPLYPSTEALKEEGLDSKGLRKLIHQVLEGGVIAENLPQKLIKKRVLLPRDEAFHKIHFPDTMETVLIARKRFAYEEFFYFQRLLLYKQRERQKVKRMLWPLPKSPSHENLEKNLPFELTEDQKVAVNTILSQTIADSPAAFLLQGDVGSGKTITALLIALHYIDNHIQVVFLAPTEILARQHYQTIYKFMGNMPFLGIELLLGGENKKTRLEKLTRIKTGESNIIIGTHSLLQEDVIFSDLGLVVIDEQHKFGVDQRETIRSKGKNPDILAMTATPIPRTLCLTLYGDLTLVNIKTKPKGRKPIDTRWYKEDRRAGVYNSIRKYVGSGRQCYIVYPLVEESEKVDLESCTVAYENLRTNVFPELKIGLLHGKMKSAEKESVMEKFKLGEIQILVTTTVVEVGVDVPNATILVVEHADRFGISQLHQLRGRVGRSDIESFCILMTGDFISDEGRDRLEALVASNDGYYLAEKDLAIRGPGELLGVKQSGLPEFKIADLVSDRTLLDEAKEDASSFPLDDPTELQELSTRFSEGKFLFAN; from the coding sequence ATGAAACAGGGACTCGACCTAACACAAAGTTTATCTACATTAAAAGGAATTGGTCCCAAACGAAAGTCTGTCCTTTTGGAACATGGAATCTCTACTTACTTTGAACTTCTTACTTATTTCCCACGCCGTTATTTAGATCGTAATTTTACAAAAGACATTATCTTAAAACAAGGGGATATAGTTACCCTTCTTGGAACCATCGCTGATAGTTATATTGTTCATGGGAAAAAAAGTCGGTTACTGGTTGGGTTTAGAACCTTAAACAACGAACGAATCAATTTAGTTTTTTTTCGTGGTGTAAATTTTTTCCATAAAATTTTTACAGTTGATAAGAAGGTTGTGATTTCTGGAAAATTAGAATACTTTAAAGGATATCAAATTGTTCACCCTGAGTATGAATTTTTGTCTGACAAAGATGACCCGGAAGATTCCATCCATGCAGGTCGTATCATTCCTCTGTATCCATCCACAGAAGCACTCAAAGAAGAAGGACTTGATTCTAAAGGGTTAAGAAAACTCATCCACCAGGTTTTGGAAGGTGGTGTGATCGCAGAAAACCTTCCACAAAAACTCATTAAAAAACGAGTGTTATTACCTCGTGATGAAGCGTTTCATAAAATTCATTTTCCAGATACCATGGAAACCGTACTAATTGCACGTAAACGATTTGCCTATGAAGAATTTTTCTATTTTCAACGACTTCTATTATACAAACAAAGAGAACGCCAAAAAGTAAAACGAATGTTATGGCCACTTCCCAAATCTCCTTCCCATGAAAATTTGGAAAAGAACCTTCCCTTCGAATTGACAGAAGACCAAAAAGTCGCAGTCAATACCATTCTCTCGCAGACAATTGCTGATTCTCCGGCCGCCTTTCTTTTGCAAGGGGATGTGGGTTCTGGAAAAACCATTACGGCGCTTCTTATTGCTCTCCATTATATCGATAACCACATCCAAGTTGTGTTTTTGGCCCCAACGGAAATTTTGGCACGCCAACACTACCAGACCATTTATAAATTTATGGGCAATATGCCCTTTCTTGGAATTGAGCTTTTGTTAGGTGGCGAAAATAAAAAAACTCGGTTAGAAAAGCTAACAAGGATCAAAACAGGAGAATCCAATATCATCATTGGAACACATTCCCTGTTACAGGAAGACGTGATTTTTTCCGACTTGGGTCTTGTTGTTATTGATGAACAACATAAGTTTGGTGTGGATCAAAGAGAAACCATTCGCTCCAAAGGAAAAAATCCTGATATCCTTGCAATGACGGCGACTCCAATCCCTAGGACACTTTGTCTTACTTTGTATGGGGATTTAACTTTAGTAAATATCAAAACCAAACCCAAAGGTCGTAAACCCATTGATACAAGATGGTATAAAGAAGACCGAAGGGCAGGAGTCTACAATTCCATTCGTAAGTATGTGGGATCAGGTAGGCAATGTTATATCGTATATCCATTGGTAGAAGAATCGGAAAAAGTGGATTTGGAATCTTGTACTGTGGCATATGAGAATTTACGAACCAATGTATTTCCTGAATTAAAAATAGGATTACTGCATGGTAAAATGAAAAGTGCAGAAAAAGAATCTGTAATGGAAAAATTCAAATTAGGAGAAATTCAAATTCTAGTCACAACGACTGTTGTAGAAGTAGGAGTGGATGTTCCCAATGCCACTATATTAGTAGTGGAACATGCGGACCGGTTTGGAATCTCCCAATTACACCAGTTACGTGGTCGTGTGGGAAGAAGTGATATCGAAAGTTTTTGTATTTTGATGACAGGTGATTTTATTAGTGATGAAGGTAGAGATCGGTTAGAAGCCCTTGTGGCATCAAACGATGGATACTATTTAGCGGAAAAGGATTTGGCCATTCGTGGACCTGGGGAACTTCTCGGAGTCAAACAAAGTGGACTCCCTGAATTTAAAATTGCCGATTTGGTTTCTGATCGAACACTTCTTGATGAAGCGAAAGAAGATGCTTCTTCCTTTCCTTTGGATGATCCAACGGAACTCCAGGAATTGAGTACAAGATTCAGTGAAGGCAAATTTTTATTTGCGAATTAA
- the map gene encoding type I methionyl aminopeptidase: MSIQNEKDLQGILKAGKFVAKVRELLKLLAKPGVSTWELDNAAKQEFEKAGAISAPSFDYKFPGYTCISTNYEIAHGIPKKETILKAGDLVNVDVSAKLDGYYADTGISFVVGESNETLQKLCETAIEGTMRATEQAFTGNYLRYIGREIHSAAVENGFTVIKNLAGHGTGKKLHEEPQVLVYEEKRDQRKLGNGLVLAIESFISTGSQTAYEEEDGWTLVASNRRGELSYVAQCEHTVIVQNGKPIIATL; this comes from the coding sequence ATGTCGATTCAAAATGAAAAAGACTTACAAGGGATATTAAAAGCTGGGAAATTTGTCGCAAAAGTGCGTGAGTTATTAAAACTCTTAGCTAAACCCGGTGTTTCTACTTGGGAATTAGACAATGCCGCTAAACAAGAATTTGAGAAAGCAGGTGCCATTTCTGCTCCAAGTTTTGATTATAAATTTCCAGGTTATACTTGCATCAGTACCAATTATGAAATTGCTCATGGAATTCCTAAAAAAGAAACCATTTTGAAAGCGGGTGATTTGGTGAACGTTGATGTTTCTGCAAAACTTGACGGATACTATGCTGACACTGGAATTTCCTTTGTTGTTGGTGAATCTAACGAAACTCTTCAAAAACTATGTGAAACTGCAATTGAAGGAACCATGCGAGCCACAGAACAAGCGTTTACTGGCAATTATTTACGTTATATCGGACGAGAAATACATTCTGCAGCTGTGGAAAATGGATTTACAGTAATTAAAAATTTAGCCGGCCATGGAACAGGAAAAAAACTTCATGAAGAACCCCAAGTTTTGGTTTATGAAGAAAAAAGAGACCAAAGAAAATTAGGGAATGGGCTTGTACTTGCCATTGAATCGTTTATTTCTACCGGAAGTCAAACTGCTTATGAAGAAGAAGATGGTTGGACACTTGTTGCCAGTAACCGTCGCGGGGAACTAAGTTATGTAGCACAATGTGAACATACTGTGATTGTGCAAAATGGAAAACCCATTATCGCAACTTTATAA